In Cyprinus carpio isolate SPL01 chromosome A14, ASM1834038v1, whole genome shotgun sequence, a single window of DNA contains:
- the LOC109049120 gene encoding lymphocyte antigen 86-like isoform X1 has translation MKTRPCDNMLLVLVLILVQMSRVHSQDPQWPLHTVCDSERITVTYRSCDPLQDIGFTLLPCPERLTDFIKIRLALILRQSIDELYSSYELWLHGQNEPILNRDEPLCLPHFPRFKFCGSRRGEIITVESSFKSKTNIPLKANFDLKLRAINQDGFLIACVNATLSFH, from the exons ATGAAGACACGACCGTGTGACAATATGTTGTTGGTTCTGGTTCTGATTCTGGTTCAGATGAGTCGAGTTCACTCTCAGGATCCTCAATGGCCGCTTCACACAGTCTGCGACTCTGAAAGAATCACGGTGACCTACAGGAGCTGCG ACCCTTTACAGGATATAGGTTTCACTCTCCTGCCTTGTCCTGAGAGgttaactgattttataaaaatcagaTTGGCCTTGATTCTGA GGCAGTCCATCGATGAGCTTTATTCATCATATGAGCTGTGGCTACACGGGCAAAACGAGCCTATCTTGAATCGGGACGAGCCCCTCTGTCTTCCTCATTTCCCACGTTTCAAGTTTTGTGGAAGCaggagaggag AAATCATCACCGTTGAATCATCATTTAAGTCAAAAACTAATATTCCTCTAAAG GCTAATTTTGATCTTAAACTACGTGCAATAAATCAAGATGGCTTCCTGATTGCCTGTGTGAATGCAACGCTCAGCTTTCATTGA
- the LOC109049120 gene encoding lymphocyte antigen 86-like isoform X2 — protein MKTRPCDNMLLVLVLILVQMSRVHSQDPQWPLHTVCDSERITVTYRSCDPLQDIGFTLLPCPERLTDFIKIRLALILRQSIDELYSSYELWLHGQNEPILNRDEPLCLPHFPRFKFCGSRRGG, from the exons ATGAAGACACGACCGTGTGACAATATGTTGTTGGTTCTGGTTCTGATTCTGGTTCAGATGAGTCGAGTTCACTCTCAGGATCCTCAATGGCCGCTTCACACAGTCTGCGACTCTGAAAGAATCACGGTGACCTACAGGAGCTGCG ACCCTTTACAGGATATAGGTTTCACTCTCCTGCCTTGTCCTGAGAGgttaactgattttataaaaatcagaTTGGCCTTGATTCTGA GGCAGTCCATCGATGAGCTTTATTCATCATATGAGCTGTGGCTACACGGGCAAAACGAGCCTATCTTGAATCGGGACGAGCCCCTCTGTCTTCCTCATTTCCCACGTTTCAAGTTTTGTGGAAGCaggagaggag GCTAA